The proteins below come from a single Mya arenaria isolate MELC-2E11 chromosome 6, ASM2691426v1 genomic window:
- the LOC128237914 gene encoding receptor-type tyrosine-protein phosphatase alpha-like, translated as MSLKTEHGIQIYKLWDYIRDKKKTEHFDHEFSELPTGLVYKHDVAEREENKGKNRYREMYAYDHSRVPLQKEKDGDCDYINASYIDGYGKAQKFIASQGPNKSMIDEFWRMVWQENAEKIVMLTNLIEMATVKCLQYWPEMGQTCSYGGIDISITDVKKFRDYEIRTLVAKKAQSKSRRIHQYHFRTWPDNDVPDNGWCLVMFLNAVETHSASAPIIVHCSAGVGRSGTFIALDNLVDQAKTEKYVKPLQMVEAMRYQRVNMVQTKDQYIYLHEALAEALLIGTDHVWYWQFENVHSFMIAREPGDKQTRLVKQFQLIEQSLTNEAEQVQEGPEYGNMETIISELDAYRPKLKKRGLSFTQQLDAILLPSFSGKNTFILCKSPCEEQLEEFWSLVEEQHVITVIMLTSTSSRAHQDEEDVTTIKQFQFTGWTKNATIPPLKNMLECLDDVRMWQPHLDENRPVLIHCETGYERSGLIAVLLNELQRMEMTRGKINIVETVKTMKQRNRDIIPSAIQVRQQQEASAGPGKKRQNPIGSQIKSTSSESECPKLIFPPSPEKHVFILSSASSVQAEAYVDVTNFKFTPSSSIPVKDPSDAIDSWLTSMLLLPMNRLLLTDYHNETVKLVDLETSRLVSQVRVPGGPCDMCLLPGDRVAVSLTSGKIQFLETRGEIALGANIRVDSDSRGNGYHNDRLILS; from the exons ATGAGCTTGAAAACGGAACATGGAATTCAGATTTACAAACTGTGGGATTATATCAGAGACAAGAAGAAGACAGAACACTTTGATCACGAGTTTTCA GAGCTTCCTACTGGTCTTGTTTATAAACACGATGTGGCTGAGAGAGAAGAAAACAAAGGAAAGAACAGATACAGGGAGATGTATGCAT ATGATCACTCACGCGTGCCATTACAGAAGGAAAAGGATGGCGACTGCGATTACATTAATGCCAGCTACATAGac GGTTACGGTAAAGCTCAAAAGTTTATCGCTTCTCAAG GTCCAAACAAAAGCATGATTGACGAATTCTGGCGAATGGTCTGGCAGGAAAATGCTGAAAAGATTGTAATGCTTACTAACCTTATTGAAATGGCTACG GTAAAGTGCCTTCAGTATTGGCCAGAAATGGGTCAAACTTGCTCCTATGGTGGAATCGATATATCCATTACAGACGTAAAAAAGTTTCGGGATTATGAAATCAGAACATTAGTTGCAAAAAAG GCGCAAAGTAAATCCAGGCGAATTCATCAGTATCATTTTAGGACCTGGCCCGACAATGATGTCCCTGACAATGGATGGTGCCTTGTTATGTTCTTGAATGCAGTTGAAACCCATTCTGCATCTGCGCCGATCATCGTGCACTGCAG TGCCGGAGTTGGTCGGTCAGGCACGTTTATAGCTCTTGACAACCTCGTAGATCAGGCAAAGACTGAGAAATATGTAAAACCATTGCAAATGGTAGAAGCCATGAGGTATCAACGAGTCAACATGGTCCAGACAAAG GATCAGTACATATACTTACACGAAGCGCTTGCCGAAGCTCTGCTAATCGGGACGGATCACGTCTGGTATTGGCAGTTTGAAAATGTCCATTCCTTCATGATAGCAAGAGAACCGGGAGACAAACAAACAAGGCTCGTTAAACAGTTTCag TTGATCGAACAAAGTCTAACAAATGAAGCCGAGCAGGTGCAGGAGGGGCCAGAATATGGAAACATGGAAACAATAATTTCCGAAC TCGACGCATACCGACCGAAATTAAAGAAACGAGGTTTGAGTTTTACACAACAGCTCGACGCAATTCTGTTGCCG AGTTTTTCCGGAAAGAACACGTTCATATTGTGTAAATCACCATGTGAAGAGCAGCTGGAAGAGTTTTGGTCTCTTGTGGAAGAGCAGCACGTGATCACCGTCATCATGCTTACCTCCACTTCCAGTCGAGCCCACCAG gACGAAGAAGAtgtaacaacaataaaacagtttcaattCACTGGTTGGACAAAAAACGCAACAATCCCACCACTGAAAAACATGTTAGAATGCCTCGATGATGTCAGAATGTGGCAGCCGCACCTAGACGAAAACAGACCTGTGTTGATTCATTGCGA GACGGGATATGAGCGGAGCGGGTTAATCGCAGTACTTCTGAATGAGCTACAACGTATGGAAATGACCCGAGGCAAGATCAACATCGTGGAGACCGTGAAGACGATGAAACAGAGAAACAGGGACATCATACCCAGTGCT ATCCA GGTCAGGCAACAGCAGGAGGCATCGGCTGGCCCTGGAAAGAAGCGACAGAACCCCATCGGTTCCCAAATTAAATCAACTAGCAGTGAATCTGAGTGCCCTAAACTTATCTTTCCTCCTTCACCAGAAAAGCATGTTTTCATTCTCAGCTCAGCAAGCA GCGTTCAGGCTGAAGCTTATGTTGACGTGACGAACTTCAAGTTCACACCATCCTCGTCCATACCAGTCAAGGATCCATCTGACGCTATTGACAGCTGGCTGACGAGCATGCTCCTTCTGCCAATGAACCGACTTCTTCTTACTGATTATCACAACGAAACAGTGAAGCTTGTGGATCTGGAGACAAGTAGACTGGTGTCCCAGGTCAGAGTGCCAGGTGGACCATGTGACATGTGTCTCCTCCCCGGTGACAGGGTGGCAGTTTCTTTAACTTCCGGTAAAATTCAGTTCCTGGAGACTCGGGGAGAAATCGCTCTTGGAGCCAACATCAGGGTGGATAGCGACTCTCGAGGTAATGGCTACCATAATGACAGACTGATACTATCATAA